From a region of the Flavobacterium sediminilitoris genome:
- a CDS encoding DMT family transporter, with product MAYFSVFHEYIKRKKSAVGLPFIALCWISFFWGTTWIASKEGVKHMPAMQLVAIRQLFGGAIYLIYFLIKKSPWPNKRQWRNILILSVLNFMLSNGLSTWGVKYISSGLGAIIGSIFPLWIVIISFFRGDKISWKAALGLFICFSGICVIFYDYLNDFLNPEFRFGILLSVIATFTWALSSIYIRENKTNFNPYFSLGLQMLISSIVIFSVTNINGTAIPLVEIPTISWWSIAYLIVFGSVLTFIAFIYALENLPKEVSSLYAYINPMVALFFGYFLFNEPFTVSIAIGGFITITGLYLVNKAIKTK from the coding sequence ATGGCTTATTTTAGTGTCTTTCACGAATATATAAAAAGAAAGAAAAGTGCTGTTGGATTACCATTTATTGCGCTTTGTTGGATTAGTTTCTTTTGGGGAACTACATGGATTGCTTCAAAAGAAGGTGTAAAACATATGCCCGCAATGCAACTTGTTGCTATAAGACAATTATTTGGAGGTGCCATTTATCTAATCTATTTTTTAATCAAAAAATCTCCTTGGCCAAATAAAAGACAATGGCGAAATATTTTAATATTAAGCGTTTTAAATTTCATGTTAAGTAATGGGTTAAGCACTTGGGGTGTGAAATACATTTCAAGTGGCTTAGGAGCTATTATTGGTTCTATTTTCCCTTTATGGATTGTTATTATTAGTTTTTTTAGAGGTGATAAAATTTCTTGGAAAGCTGCTCTAGGATTATTCATTTGCTTTTCTGGAATATGTGTTATTTTCTACGATTACTTAAATGATTTTCTAAATCCTGAATTTCGTTTTGGAATATTACTCTCTGTAATTGCTACTTTTACTTGGGCTTTATCTTCAATTTATATTAGAGAAAATAAGACTAATTTCAATCCTTACTTTAGTCTAGGATTGCAAATGCTAATTTCAAGTATTGTTATATTTAGTGTTACTAATATAAACGGGACCGCAATACCTTTGGTAGAAATTCCAACTATTTCATGGTGGTCTATTGCTTATTTAATAGTTTTTGGTTCGGTATTAACTTTTATCGCATTCATTTATGCTCTTGAAAATTTACCTAAAGAAGTAAGCAGTTTATATGCTTATATTAATCCAATGGTCGCTTTATTTTTTGGTTATTTCTTATTTAATGAACCATTTACTGTTTCCATTGCAATAGGTGGATTTATTACAATTACAGGTTTATACTTAGTAAATAAAGCAATAAAAACAAAATAA